From Halotia branconii CENA392, the proteins below share one genomic window:
- a CDS encoding quinone-dependent dihydroorotate dehydrogenase — MDIYQVAIRPLLFNLLKTDPEWLHQQTIWSLSWLSQTDASWVNRRLEKSLCLKDSRLAQTLFGLQFPNPLGLAAGFDKDGMAASIWSSLGFGFAELGTVTFVAQPGNPRPRLFRLPMDKAALNRMGFNNSGAAAMAARLAKSQQELGWSIPIGINLGKSKVTPLKAAAEDYLNSFRLLKELGDYFVVNVSSPNTPGLRSLQDAAMLSTILDLLQTENKHQKPIFVKIAPDLEWEAIADIISLAKTYKLAGIIATNTTIRREGLQTQIISQTGKSPQDEAGGISGMPLRDRSTEVIRFIWQRTQGQIPIIGVGGIFSTKDAWEKITAGASLIQVYTGWIYEGPMMVSQILKGLLSKLEENNLSSITAAVGLKANISK, encoded by the coding sequence TTGGATATTTATCAAGTTGCAATTCGTCCACTTTTATTCAATCTGCTCAAAACAGACCCAGAGTGGTTACATCAGCAGACGATTTGGAGTTTAAGCTGGCTTTCGCAAACAGACGCTAGCTGGGTAAACCGGAGGCTAGAAAAATCTTTGTGTCTCAAAGATTCACGTTTAGCACAAACTTTATTTGGCTTACAATTTCCCAATCCTTTAGGTTTAGCGGCTGGATTTGATAAAGATGGGATGGCAGCTAGTATCTGGTCGAGTCTGGGTTTTGGTTTTGCAGAATTGGGTACTGTCACGTTTGTAGCCCAACCAGGAAATCCCCGTCCTCGTTTGTTTCGTTTACCGATGGACAAAGCTGCTCTCAACCGCATGGGTTTTAATAATAGCGGAGCAGCAGCAATGGCCGCACGATTAGCAAAAAGCCAGCAAGAGTTAGGCTGGTCAATACCGATTGGTATAAATTTAGGTAAATCTAAGGTTACGCCCCTAAAAGCAGCAGCAGAAGATTATCTCAATAGTTTTCGCTTACTCAAAGAATTGGGCGACTATTTTGTCGTTAATGTTTCTTCACCTAACACACCAGGATTGCGATCGCTCCAAGATGCTGCCATGCTAAGTACGATCTTGGATTTATTGCAAACCGAAAATAAACACCAAAAACCAATTTTTGTCAAGATAGCGCCTGACTTGGAATGGGAAGCGATCGCCGATATTATTTCTTTAGCCAAGACCTATAAATTAGCAGGAATTATTGCCACCAATACCACAATTAGGCGTGAGGGACTGCAAACTCAAATCATTAGCCAAACAGGCAAATCACCCCAAGATGAAGCTGGGGGAATTAGCGGTATGCCATTACGCGATCGCTCTACTGAGGTAATTCGGTTTATTTGGCAGCGAACCCAAGGACAAATACCGATCATCGGCGTTGGTGGCATATTTTCCACTAAAGACGCTTGGGAAAAAATTACAGCTGGTGCTAGTTTGATCCAGGTGTATACAGGCTGGATTTACGAAGGCCCGATGATGGTAAGCCAGATCCTCAAAGGTTTACTTTCTAAGTTAGAAGAAAATAACTTAAGTTCCATCACCGCAGCTGTAGGCTTAAAAGCAAACATTTCTAAATAA